The proteins below are encoded in one region of Flavobacterium nackdongense:
- a CDS encoding Txe/YoeB family addiction module toxin — protein sequence MEIDFTKEATDHLNYFKRTNDQMILKKIRQLLEVIVETPYSGIGKPEPLKHYLSGLWSRRIN from the coding sequence ATGGAAATAGATTTTACTAAAGAAGCAACAGATCATTTGAACTATTTCAAAAGAACAAATGACCAAATGATTCTGAAGAAAATCCGTCAACTTTTAGAAGTAATTGTAGAAACTCCCTATTCTGGAATTGGAAAGCCAGAACCATTAAAACATTATTTGTCTGGACTTTGGAGCAGAAGGATTAATTAA
- a CDS encoding TonB-dependent receptor plug domain-containing protein: MTLKNCFVFCLLLLCQFISAQQDSIIKLQEVLISDSQLKKFSNSQSVAKLTDSVLSKNRTSLTSLLNYNSVIYFKENGLGMVSSPSFRGTTASQTAVIWNGININSQLNGQTDFNTISAKDFNSVAIRAGGGSAIYGSSAIGGSIHLDSDLSFTNQFDNRLQVNYGSFNTLGVHYKMQMATEKFSTQASISRNSSDNDFQYLDTNLKNENGQFYNTSFNVNLGYRMNSKNVLKFYSYLFEGERHFSGTLAAPSKSIYVDLNTRNLLEWVGSYDQFTSKLKMALLSEKYKYFENASTSIFSYGEAKTATFKYDLLYKINSRIEFNSILDYTQTNGSGSDIGEDKRQIGSGILLLKHKLFSKFLYEIAIRKEITTNYDSPLLFSIGTNYSPFSFYQLKFNGSRNFRIPTFNDLYWQGSGNPNLKPESSYQGELGHVFKFNNTSFSITNYYIKIQDLIQWSPDAGGNWRPNNVAEVTTYGLEFLFNHTRRLGKNQFDFNGTYAYTVSEDELTEKQLIYVPFHKMTASLAYSFENFGAYYQYLYNGEVFTSPDNYYSLEDYWVSNLGIDYRFGKKKNLQLGLDVLNIFNKNYQSVSMRPMPGRNYTINLTFNF, from the coding sequence ATGACTTTAAAAAACTGCTTTGTTTTTTGTTTATTATTGCTGTGCCAATTTATATCGGCGCAACAAGATTCTATTATCAAATTACAAGAAGTTTTAATATCGGATTCCCAACTAAAAAAATTCTCTAATTCACAGTCTGTTGCAAAGCTGACCGATTCCGTTCTGTCAAAAAACAGAACTTCGCTGACTAGTTTACTGAATTACAATTCCGTTATTTATTTTAAAGAAAACGGACTGGGAATGGTTTCTTCGCCTTCGTTTCGGGGAACCACAGCCTCGCAAACAGCCGTTATCTGGAACGGAATCAATATCAATTCGCAGTTAAACGGTCAGACGGATTTCAATACCATTTCAGCCAAAGATTTTAATTCGGTGGCTATTCGTGCGGGCGGCGGAAGCGCTATTTATGGCAGTAGCGCCATTGGCGGAAGCATCCATTTAGATAGTGATTTGAGTTTTACAAACCAATTTGATAATAGGCTGCAAGTCAATTACGGCAGTTTTAATACGCTGGGTGTACACTATAAAATGCAAATGGCAACGGAAAAATTCAGTACTCAAGCCAGCATTTCCCGCAATAGTTCTGATAATGATTTTCAGTATTTGGATACCAATCTAAAGAATGAAAACGGACAATTTTACAATACGAGTTTCAATGTGAACTTGGGATATAGAATGAATTCGAAAAACGTTTTGAAATTTTACAGCTATTTGTTTGAGGGCGAAAGGCATTTTTCCGGGACACTTGCTGCTCCATCAAAAAGCATTTATGTGGACTTGAATACTCGAAATTTACTCGAATGGGTGGGGAGTTACGATCAATTCACTTCTAAATTGAAAATGGCTTTGCTGTCTGAGAAATATAAATATTTTGAAAATGCCTCTACTTCAATTTTTAGCTACGGTGAGGCCAAAACAGCTACTTTCAAATATGATTTGTTGTACAAAATAAATTCAAGGATAGAATTCAATTCTATCTTAGATTACACTCAAACTAATGGTTCGGGCAGTGATATAGGGGAGGATAAACGGCAAATAGGCTCTGGTATTTTACTTTTGAAACACAAACTTTTTTCAAAATTTCTTTATGAAATAGCCATTAGAAAAGAAATAACTACTAATTACGATAGCCCTTTGTTGTTTTCTATCGGGACTAATTATTCGCCATTCTCCTTTTACCAATTAAAGTTTAACGGATCACGGAATTTTAGAATCCCCACTTTTAACGATTTATATTGGCAGGGCAGTGGCAATCCAAATTTAAAACCGGAAAGTTCCTATCAAGGGGAGCTTGGTCACGTTTTTAAATTTAATAACACTAGTTTTTCTATAACCAATTATTATATTAAAATTCAAGATTTGATCCAATGGTCACCCGATGCTGGCGGAAATTGGAGACCCAATAATGTTGCTGAAGTCACCACTTACGGTCTAGAATTTTTATTTAATCATACCCGAAGACTGGGCAAAAATCAATTTGATTTCAACGGAACTTATGCCTACACCGTTTCAGAAGATGAGTTAACGGAGAAGCAATTGATTTATGTTCCCTTTCATAAAATGACGGCTTCGTTGGCGTATTCCTTCGAGAATTTTGGTGCTTACTATCAATATTTGTATAATGGCGAGGTATTCACTTCACCAGACAACTATTATTCGCTGGAGGATTATTGGGTTTCTAATCTAGGAATCGATTATCGTTTTGGCAAGAAAAAAAACCTACAGCTTGGGTTGGATGTGCTCAATATTTTCAATAAAAACTACCAAAGCGTTAGTATGCGACCAATGCCGGGTAGGAATTACACAATAAATTTAACCTTTAATTTTTAA
- a CDS encoding DUF2683 family protein, with protein MEPIIVHPKNNKEQKVIKAFLEALKIKFENPKTKSEKIDYNPEFVATMERSIQDAKEGKVTRIKLDDIWK; from the coding sequence ATGGAACCGATTATCGTCCATCCAAAAAACAACAAAGAACAAAAAGTGATCAAAGCTTTTCTAGAAGCATTGAAAATTAAGTTTGAAAACCCTAAAACCAAATCCGAGAAGATTGATTATAATCCTGAATTTGTTGCTACTATGGAACGAAGTATCCAAGATGCGAAAGAAGGAAAAGTTACTAGAATCAAACTTGATGATATATGGAAATAG